Sequence from the bacterium genome:
TTTGTTACTCCTCTGTCGCAGGGCTCACGCCGGCCAGGCGCAAAGCAATGGCGGCCGTGCGCTGACTGGCGCCGGGCGTGCCCAACCGCTCGCGCACCTGCAACAAGGCTTGGCAAATCGCTTCCCGCTCCGGCGTGGGCTGCAAATAGGGTGACAGCGCCTCCGCCACGTGTTGCGGTTGAAACGCCTCCTGCACGAATTCCGGCGCGATTTTGCGATTCGCCACGACATTCACCAAACCGATATGCGGCAGCTTGACAAGACGCTTGCCAATGGCATAAGACAGCCGCGAAACGCGATAGACGATCGCGAGCGGCGTGCCGAAGCAGGCGGTCTCCAGCGTGGCCGTGCCCGAACACACCAGGCAGGCAGTGCTGTCGCGCATCAACTCGTAAGTGGCATCACTGAGCAAGCGCACTTCGCCATTGGGGATCATTTCTTGATAGAGGCGCACCGGCAAAGTCGGCGCCTGTCCCACGGCGATTTGCAGACCGGGGTGGCGTTGACGCAATTGCTGGGCGGTGGTGATCATATCCGGCAGCAGACGCATGATCTCATGATGCCGGCTGCCGGGTAAAAGTCCGAGCAACGGTTTGCCTTCAACGAATCCGTGCGCCGCAAAGAATTCCCGGCGGGAGAGGCGGGGCGACAAACCTTCCAGCAGCGGATGTCCGACGAAATGCGTGCGCACGCCGGCATCGGCAAACAACGGTTCTTCGAAGGGAAACACCACCGCCAGCTCATCCACCAATTTCGCCATTTTGGGGATGCGGTTCTTGCCCCACGCCCACACTTGCGGCGCGATGTAGTAGAGAATCTTGCAGCCGTGCCGCTGCAGCCGCCGCGCCAGCCGCAGATTGAAGCCGGGATAGTCGATCAAAATGACAACCGCGGGCCGGCGGCGTTCGACTTCGGCCAGCAGCGTCGCCATGACTTTGCGCAGGAACGGCAGATGGCGAATGACTTCCGAGAAGCCGACCACCGCCATATCGCGAATGTGAAAAAGCAATTCCATGCCGGCGCCGGCCATGCCATCACCGCCGATGCCAAAGATGCGGCAGGTGGGCGCCGCAGCCTTGAGCGCCTGCACCAGACGGGCGCCGTGCAAATCGCCGCTGGCTTCGCCGGCCACAATGAGAATGTCGGGAGAGGTGGGCATGGGTCAAGATTTTGTTTTGTGCTTCGCCGCGGCGGAGCGCTTTGTCTGTGCCAGAGAATTCGGCTTGACGGTATGCGCCAGCGGGGCTATTTGCCTGTGCAATAGAATTCGACCTAACGTTGTAATGCCAAAAGCGTATCCCCAGACTCATGCGCTGCTACCCGGCAAGAAATTTCCGCGCCGGTTGCGTTTCCAACGCCTGGCCGAGCCGGCTGCCTGCGCGGTTTCACACGGCTCTAAAATCTCCAGATCAGAAAGATCGCCAAGCTGACCGCGGTAAAACTCATAAGCGTGTTGCGCTCGATCTTGAGTGCGCGGCGGAGTGGCATCACGTCGACCGGTTGCTTATTGAAGGGCGTCAAGCGTGGCAGAAAGCGCGGCACGTTGTTGAAATAGTCGGTGTAGACCTGGCCAAAGCGCTGCTGCAAGTGTTCCTCTTCCAATGCGATGATCATGCGGTATTGCCAGGCAAAGGCCGCCACGAACACCAGCAGCATCCACGGCATCCAGGCATTGGCCATCAAGCACAGACCCAGGCTCAGAATGAAATTGCCGAGATAAAGCGGATTGCGGACGTAGGCAAACGGTCCGTGCGTGATCAACACCGCGCCCGCGCCCACCTGCCCGGTGGTGCGGGTGGCGCCGCCGGCGTGCCGCACGCCCCACAGCCGCAGGCTTTCCCCGGCCAGGGCAACCAGAAAACCGGTGATCAAGCTGACGGGCGTGGGCTTTGCCAGCAGCAGAATTGCGATCAGCAACGGAATCGGGGTGTAACTCCGATACTTGAACAACGACGCGCGCAGATCCATGTTCATCTCGATTCAGGTGGAACGGCATTCGCCCGCAAGCTTTGCCAACTGAGCTTGAGGCCGGCAACATACAAGACTCCGATTACCAGCGCAACGCCGGAAAAGATCACGTAGCGCAGCGGAAACGCCGGCGGCGAGAAAACCTTGAACGCCAACTCGGAAAAGACGCTGAGGCCGCGCAGGCTGTAAATGGCGGCAATGATGACCAGCACGGGCAGCAAGCCGGGCAGCCGCCGCAGCCAGCCGGCGCCGGAGAAGGCATACAATCCCGCGACGGCAAACAGCAGCGCGATGCCGAGCGTCAGCACCGCAGGCAGTAGCGAGCCGGCGGCAGCGCGGCGCGCCAGCTCTTCACCGGCGCCGAAAAAACGATAGCCGGGCGCGCCGGCAATGACAATGGCAACATGCAGCAATGCCACCAACACACTCATGATGCCGGCCAGCGTGAGCATATTCTTGCCGGTGAAGACCATGATTTCTCCCTTCTCACAAGATCTGCTTCGCAAAATTCAAATCCTCCGGCGGGCAACGGGCGCAGATGGCACGCGCCGGCGCCGGCCGGGGATTCATCTTCAGTTTGCGACGGCGCAATATAACAAGCGGCCGCCGCGAAAGCCAAGTGTTTTTGCGAGGGAAACCTGCCAGCGCCGCCCGCGATTGCCGTGCCTTGCCGGTATCCTCTGCTGCTGGAAGCAGGCGGCCGGCACCAAGTTCGAGCTGGAGACACTTCGGCTGAGGCGGCGCGGCCGCGAGGCTCTTGTCTCCGCGATTGGCCGCCAGCGCCAGGCTCCTCTCCCGTGAGAAGCCTGGCCGCGCTCATGGATTCTTCCGTTACTTTGCAAGGATGGCTGCATGTTCATGGATCTGAAACTCGTGAAACCGGCGGCGCTGTGGCTGCTTTGGCTGCCGCTGCTCGCCGTCGCACAAACAACCAGTGATAGTGCGGACTTCCCCCGCACCTCTCTGCGTGTAATGGCCGGCCGGCCTTCACCGATGGAGAGCCAGGCCCAGGCGGTGTTGCTCAGCAATGCCGACGACACGTTTCTCCCGGCCGCACAGAGATGGCGCACCCGGGGCGTGCAAGTGTTCTTCAGTCTCGGTGTCAATCGCGGACCATATCAAGACTATGTGCTGGGCATGTGGGACGGCACGCCTCATCCGGGGGAATACCAGCTAGCTGCGCCGGAGAGCCACAGCAGCAGCAACACCGTGTTGTTTCCCACGCCCTCCTTCATCAGCTATCTCAACGCCAAAATCACGCACGCGCTAGATTGCGGCGCCGAAGCGATCATTCTCGAAGATCCTGCCTTTCTTTCAGGCGCGGATTCGAGCGCAGCGTTCAAGCGTGCCTGGCAGGAAGCCACCGGCAGCGACTGGCAGCCTCCGGCGCAGTCGGCCAAGCTGCGCTATGCCGTGGGCAAGCAGCAACAACATCTCTATTGGGAGGCGTTGGTCAGACTTTTTGCTCACGCCAAACAACGCGCGCAAGAGAGCAATCGCGAAGTTGCCTGCTATCTCGCCACGCCCAGCCTGCTGGCCAACAGCCGGCGCGGAGCCATCGGTCCGGCCACGCGCGGTCTGCACATTCCTGACTGCGACGGCCTGTTGGGAATGGTGGGACCTGAAGCGCTGACCGCGCCCAGCCGCTACGCCGGTGTCGTGGCCGCGCGACCGTTCGAGAATGCCCTGCTGGAATACGGTCTGTTTGCCAATCAAGTGCGCGGCCATAACAAACAACTGTGGTTGCAAATCAATCCGTTTGAGGCGAAGGAACCGATTTCGGCAGCGGAGGCCGAAAGCCGGCTGCGCGCGCAGGTCACGGCGGCCTTGTTTTACCCGGAGCATTGGCGTTTCGAGCTGCCCAACTGCGCGGAAGCCTGCGACCGTGTGCCCGCAGATGGTGCCAATCGTTTTCAGCAAATGCTGCTGACCATCGCGCACGTACTCAGCGACATGCGGCAACCGGCAACGCCGCCGGAGGCCGCCGAGCGCGGGGTCGGCATTCTGTTGAGCGAGGCCATGCTGCTGCAGCGCGCCGCGCCCGCGTCGAGTGATTCGCTGCTGTCGTTCTTCGAC
This genomic interval carries:
- a CDS encoding isoprenylcysteine carboxylmethyltransferase family protein translates to MDLRASLFKYRSYTPIPLLIAILLLAKPTPVSLITGFLVALAGESLRLWGVRHAGGATRTTGQVGAGAVLITHGPFAYVRNPLYLGNFILSLGLCLMANAWMPWMLLVFVAAFAWQYRMIIALEEEHLQQRFGQVYTDYFNNVPRFLPRLTPFNKQPVDVMPLRRALKIERNTLMSFTAVSLAIFLIWRF
- the lpxB gene encoding lipid-A-disaccharide synthase, with the translated sequence MPTSPDILIVAGEASGDLHGARLVQALKAAAPTCRIFGIGGDGMAGAGMELLFHIRDMAVVGFSEVIRHLPFLRKVMATLLAEVERRRPAVVILIDYPGFNLRLARRLQRHGCKILYYIAPQVWAWGKNRIPKMAKLVDELAVVFPFEEPLFADAGVRTHFVGHPLLEGLSPRLSRREFFAAHGFVEGKPLLGLLPGSRHHEIMRLLPDMITTAQQLRQRHPGLQIAVGQAPTLPVRLYQEMIPNGEVRLLSDATYELMRDSTACLVCSGTATLETACFGTPLAIVYRVSRLSYAIGKRLVKLPHIGLVNVVANRKIAPEFVQEAFQPQHVAEALSPYLQPTPEREAICQALLQVRERLGTPGASQRTAAIALRLAGVSPATEE